A window from Aerococcus sp. Group 1 encodes these proteins:
- the rpmA gene encoding 50S ribosomal protein L27 produces the protein MLKLDLQFFAHKKGGGSTANGRDSQAKRLGAKRADGQFVTGGSILYRQRGTHIHPGVNVGRGGDDTLFALCDGVVKFERKGRNSKQVSVYQEA, from the coding sequence ATGTTAAAATTAGATTTACAATTTTTCGCCCACAAAAAAGGTGGCGGTTCCACAGCTAACGGCCGTGACTCACAAGCTAAACGTTTAGGAGCTAAACGGGCAGATGGCCAATTTGTAACTGGTGGATCAATTCTTTACCGTCAACGTGGTACCCATATTCATCCAGGTGTAAACGTTGGACGCGGTGGAGACGATACTTTATTCGCACTATGTGATGGTGTAGTTAAATTTGAACGTAAAGGTCGTAACAGCAAACAAGTTTCTGTATACCAAGAAGCTTAA
- a CDS encoding ribosomal-processing cysteine protease Prp has product MIQAKFKCKDGSFVSMTVLGHALSGEYGHDIVCAAVSTLTFSLVNNLERLTQVAPIVDLDPDGGYLYCEIPADLDESQARIAQILFKSCYYALKDDVSASQPDYLQVSLNK; this is encoded by the coding sequence ATGATTCAAGCAAAGTTTAAATGTAAAGATGGAAGCTTTGTAAGTATGACAGTGCTAGGACACGCTTTATCAGGGGAATATGGTCATGATATAGTGTGTGCTGCGGTGTCAACTTTAACTTTTTCCCTGGTAAATAATTTGGAGCGTTTAACACAAGTTGCTCCAATTGTTGACTTAGATCCAGATGGGGGTTATCTCTATTGCGAAATTCCCGCTGACTTGGATGAAAGTCAGGCCAGGATTGCTCAAATCTTATTTAAAAGTTGCTATTATGCCTTAAAAGATGATGTTAGTGCCAGTCAACCTGACTATCTTCAGGTATCTTTAAATAAGTAA